The nucleotide sequence NNNNNNNNNNNNNNNNNNNNNNNNNNNNNNNNNNNNNNNNNNNNNNNNNNNNNNNNNNNNNNNNNNNNNNNNNNNNNNNNNNNNNNNNNNNNNNNNNNNNNNNNNNNNNNNNNNNNNNNNNNNNNNNNNNNNNNNNNNNNNNNNNNNNNNNNNNNNNNNNNNNNNNNNNNNNNNNNNNNNNNNNNNNNNNNNNNNNNNNNNNNCTGCACAAGCCACAACAGCCACATGGAGCGCCATCTGTCCTggttggtataagaaccgggactaatggtactCGGCTTTAGTACCGACcgtttagtcccggttcgggaaccgggacatatgggccttatgaaccgggacaaatgggactttttctactagtgatatgttTAACACTCCCCCATAATCACAACTATGACAAGTTGAAATTACGCTTAAACTCTTCAAAACTTCTAGCTGGCAACGCCTTTGTGAATCCATCAGCAAGCTAATTTTTGGAAGGTATAAATCTGATCTCAAGATGTTTTTTGGCAACACGTTCTCTTAGAAAATGAAAgtctatttcaatgtgctttgtcctggcatgaaatactggattagcAGATAAATATgtggcaccaagattatcacaccataaacaagGAGGCTGAGTCTGAACCACTCCAAGTTCTCTGAGCATGGCTGAACCCAAATGATTTCTGCCGTTGCATTTGCTAATGCTTTATATTCTGCTTCGGTACTTGACGTGGAAACAGCGTCTTGCTTTCTTGCACACCATGATATTAAATTAGATCCATAAAAGATAGCAAAACCACCTGCTGACCTTCTGTCATCCaaacaaccagcccagtctgcatctgagAAGGCACTGACAAGTGTTGAAGATGACTTGCTGAGTGTGAGGCCCAAGTGTATAATGTTTCTTATATACCTGAGAATTCGTTTTGCAGCTGTCCAGCGAGCTGtggtaggtgcatgaagatacCGACACACCTCATTGACTACAAAAGAAATGTCAGGTCGAGTGAGGGTTAAGTACTGAAGTTCACCAACTAGACTTCTGTAACCAGTGATGTCCTCTTGATGCAGAGGCTCTCCTTCTGTCAAGGATAAGGGTTCTGAACTAGACAAGGGTGTTGGTGAAGATTTACAATTCTGCATACCAATTCTATTTAGCAGTTCAGTGGCATACTTTACTTGAGATAGATGAATACCATTACCATGTTTCTTAACTTCAATACCCAAGAAAAAATGCAGATCTCCCAAATCCTTGAGAGCAAACTAAGAGCCTAAATCCTTAAGCAATGATGTCACGGCTCCATCAGAAGAACTAGTGacaatgatgtcatcaacatatattaaaaaaatatggaTGTTTTATGCTTGTTATAAATGAACAAGGAGGTGTCAGATTTTGATGGAACAAAACCAAGTGACTGAAGTTTCATACTTAACCATGAATACCATGCCCTAGGTGCCTGCTTCAAACCATACAGGGATTTATCAAGCTTGCGGACATAAGATGGTACGTCTTTATCTTCAAACCCAagaggttgtttcatgtacacttcctcttccagaacaccatgaaggaacgcGTTCTATCCATCTAGCTGCCTCAGACTCCATCCCCTGGACACATCTATTGATAACACAAGATGGATTGTTGCAGCTTTAACAACATGACTAAACGTGTCCTCATAATctatgccatacctttgcttgaaccCCTTGGCTACAAGTCTTGCCTTGTATCTGTCTATGGTACCGTCAGATTTCTTCTTGATTCTATAGACCCACTTATAATCAATTAGATTTCTGCCTGGTCGAGGGGGCACTAGGTGCCATGTTTTGTTTTTGCGCAATGCCATGATTTCATCTTCCATGGCTGCTTTCCACCTAGGATCATCAAGTGCTGTGTTAAGTTGTTAGGTTCACCAGTTGTACAAGACATACCAAGCTTAGAGAATTTTTTGTAATTTAAGCGAGTAGTGACTCCCTTTTATAGTCTTGTGCACAGCACCACAGGAGGAGCCACAGGGGGCGGAGCCATAGGAGATCCGACATCCATATCAGCCTCAGGTGCTGGCGACTCAGATCCCGAGGAGGATTGTGTTGCGCCTGTTGGCGACCGCGTCCGAGGCGAAGTGGCGGGCCCAGGCGAATCTGGCACATGCAGCCGGGCCGGAGTGGCGGGCCTTGGAGAATCCAGCACGGGCCAACTAGGCGAGCCAGGCTCGGCCGCGCGGGTGACCGTCCGCCACGCGTCGTCAGCCGGTTGGTGCGGGGAGACGACGTCACTTTCCCGATCGCAAGCCCGCTCGAGGCGCTCGGGGCCCGAGGCGCGACTAGGTGATGCCCGCCCGCATTCCAGAGAGGATATCGGCTCCTGTTGCAGGGATCCTCCTCGGTTTGCGTTTGTGTCTCTGGCCAGGGGGCACATGAAATCACGTCCGTTTTGATTGCGATTTTCTCCATCTGAACTGAAATCTGCAGCAGTAATCTCAGGCATAATATGATGATTAGGTGCAAGTTGATCACTACTATTATTCTCTCCCCCATGATCAACGTCGGATAAAGCGGAGGGCAAAAGAAGAATTTCTTTGCGAAGTAATGCGCCGACATTTGGATGAAGTTTGGCATAGGGAAAAATGGTTTCATCAAAGACGACATCTCGGGAGATATACACACGTCACGTGGCTACATCAAGACACTTGACGCCTTTGTGTTGTGCACTGTAGCCTATAAAGACACATTGTGTCGAGCGAAACATGAGCTTTCTGTTATTATAGGGATGAAGGTTGGGCCAACATGCGCAACCAAACACACGAAGAGATGACTAGTCGGGTTTGATATGGAGTAGACTTTCAGTGGGTGTTTCGTGATCAATGACACGGCTAGGTAAAATATTTATGAGGTGTACCGCGGTGAGGaaagcctcatcccaaaactttAGTGGCATGGATGCGGCAGCAAGGAGGTAGAGACCAATGTCAACAATGTGCATGTGCTTGCGCTCCGCTGaaccgttttgttggtgagcatgagggcAAGAAACGTGATGAGAGATTCCTATCCGTTGGAAAAAGGAGTTGAGTTTCTCATACTCACCTCCCCAATCCGACCGCATGGCAAGTCTTTTGCAATTAAATTGTCGTTCTACAAGAGCTTGAAAGTTAAGAAAAACTTGAAAAACATCAGAGATTTTTTTAAGAAGGTATATCCAGGTATACTTGCTAAAATCATCTATGAAACTCACATAATAGGTGTGTCGCCCAACAGAGGAGGGGGGCGGTCCctatacatctgaaaacacaagctgCAAAGGTTTTGTGGACACACCGATAGAAATAGGATATGGTAACTGGTGGCTTTTTGTTCTTTGGCAAGAGTCACAAATAGTTTCACGATCATGCTCGTCAAAAAATGTgagtttatttttgctaagaatCTGATAAACAACGAAAAAAGATGGGTGGCCTAAACGATTATGCCATCATTCTGAAGACACTTGGAAGACTCCATAGGCTTGTTTATTGAACTTGGAAACTTTGGGGATCAATGGATAGAGGCCTTGCACACATCTACCACGATAAAGCACCCTCCTCATGACcagatccttgatcaaaaagaagaagggGTGAAACTCTATGAAAACACCATTATCAAGAGTAATACAATGAACTAACAAAAGATTTTTGGATGCATTGGGAATATGCAGAACATCATCTACAAGGATATAACGATGTGGGGTTTGAATAATAGACTCGCCAACATGACTTATCATCATACCTGGACCGTTTTCGGCGGTGTGGACTTGATCTTCGCGATGATACTTCTCGTGCATGGTCATCTTCTCAAGCTCTGAAGTGCTGTTCTCATTTGAGCCGTAGTCAAGATACCAGTTTGAATCAACCCCATATGAGGCATCTGCCGCAGCTGCAACACGCGTCCTTCGAGAGTTGTCCTCTGCATAGCGCCACTTACACTATTTTGCAATATGGTTAGTTTTCATGCTGATTTGGCATTTATTTTCATACTCCTCATACCCAGCGAAGCGACCACCTTGATTGTTGTTGTAGAAGTGGCACGGAGGGCCGTTGTTGTTGTAGtatcccccgccgccgccacagTGGCCACTGCCTTGACCACCGCTGTTGTCGTGATTGTTgtagccaccgccgccgtcgtGATTGTAGCCCCCACTACCCGCGCTAGGGTAGCCGCCGCTAGGGTTTTGGCCGCCGCCGCCAGAATAGCCGCCGCCGTGACCCCCATTCTTATGGTTGTGGTAGTCGCCTTTGCCACCGCCCGAGTGACCCCTGGAGGCAGCATTCGCCGATGACTTAAAACCAATAGTGCTGCTGAACATCTCGATGCGTTGATCGAAATTTGTCATCCTTGAGAAGAGCGCGTCGACGGTGATGGGCTCGGTGCGGACGTCAAGTGCAGAGATGATTGGCTGATACTCCATATCCAACTCGGCGACGATGAAGGAGATGAGCTCTCCCTCCCCGAGCGGTTTGCCCGCCGCCgcaagctcgtcggagagggcgcACATCTGCCCGAAGTAGGTGGAGGCCAACTAGGATCCTTTCTGGGCATTTGTGAGGGCCGATCTGATGTTGTTCACGCGAGACAGGGAGACTGCAGAAAACATATTTGCAAACACAATCCAGATCGCATGTGATGATTCAAGCGATGCCACTTGAACGAGCACCTCCTTGGACAGATTACGAAGAAGATATGCTATGATTTGATGATCTTGAACTAACCAGGGGTTATGGGTAGGATTGGGGACTACATGCTCCTTGCCATCTTTATCTTTGCTAGTGATTGTTTTGGGAGACTCCTCTATAGTTTGATCTATATAGCCAAACAAGCCAGCGCCCAGTATCTGGGATCGTGCTTGGGCTCGTCGGAGAACGTAGTTCGTCCGGCTAAGGGGTTCTGATGTGTTGTAATTGAGGCCAGAAGAGGTGACTGCGCTGGAGGAGGACATGGCTAGGGCGTGGAGGATCCGAGGTGGAAAATATGGAGGAAGATGAGCTAGATGCTATGGAAGAGGcctgctctgtataccatgtggaaattgTGGAAGCGTCTCAACTCCCGTAACATGGGAGCCCGCGTCTTATATATTGATTAGGCGAGGCCGCCTCTCGCAGAGGCATACAAGATTATGGTTGTTCAACAACCAGAGAGATACATGGAGAGATAGAGGAGATAAACAGACGAAAAGATAAACaagctaagagcaactccaacgggccgacccaaatggacggcgCATTtttccgctttttgtccgtttgggtcgaccGCCTGCCCAGCGTCCGCccagttttgcatttgggtcggcaaTGCGCCTAACGCACCGACCCATTTTTTGCCCGCATTCAAATTTTAAATAAAAAGGGCCCGCGGCCGATGATGCCAGTGGCCATGTCTCATTCCGGCACCATGCCAGTGCCGGCATACAATGCCGGCTTCAGAAAATATCACCACAGTTCATGTTGGCGCACTCGCCAGCTGGCTGGCACACATGCTAGCACACAGAAAagggtgggacttgagttcgaccacgccatctcggctcccgtggtcatgccggcacacctgccgacatacaaaaaagatggccctcgccgccgtagatcactcgtcgtcgaacttgagcatgtcggcatgcatcttctcgaaccacggcctcttccttggcgacacggtgttgagatccaccttcatgatctccatcccggtcatcatgctcgcaagagccacttctttcgccttggtcttggcgttggccgcctcgatctctagcatcctggcttgcttctccgcctcgagctcgaacatcttggcttgcttctcggcgtcaagatcaagcctcctcctttggatctccatgaaagcatccatttgctccgccttgaaacgccggcgctcctcctcccttgagtccttcttattcatcatgtcgtccacgcttgcgatcaaggcgttggtggccgcatcttgcttgtcctccttcttggagttcgtCTTCCCCCGCGGCCAtgccggctcgccctccccaacatcctccacGGCTTTCTTACCCCACGTGCCTTGAGTGCGGCATATTGTGCCTTGAACTTCTCTtcgtccttgatgacccgatagcaacgggagaggttgaagcacttgccattatgttgaaccttgaatgcctccaaagcttaaaatgcctacaaaatgtttccatgcaagcatatgggcaagtgaTAGCAAATGAAGACGTAAAAGGATGAtcttgatgacacaaaagagggcggcttgcttgctatcataccatgtcttgcatgccgatgccgctcacggggcgggcccttgacgctctcaagggtggcgcaaaacttgttgcactcttgttggatcaccctccaccgcttggaaatggagacccacccgcgcgtgctgacaaattggtaaggtggaaacttcttgcgctcatgaaactctcggtgcacacgagtccaaaaggtcgaatgcttttgctcggcgcccgtcttcgggtcttgtccaatgtctcgcaAACACTCGCAAAGAAACTTATCTTCAGCCGCCGTGTACGCCTTCGTACGCTTGCTCTTGCGCTTGGGCTTAGGaccggcggcttggttggcgagctcgtccttgAACAAAGCCTCCACGTCGATGTCGCACTCATCCTCTTCCTCTAGCCCGTAGTCGtccgggaactcgtggtcgagggggaagccatccaggtcgacgccgacctgatcacgcatgaaggtcGCCTGGTCGGGATCATAGCCAGCAGTCGACGTGAACGCcccgcggccgtcctggctttgtgtctcgtcggggTCGTAGCCAGTGCCTGGCGCACCGCCCTTGAAGATGAGGTTTTGCATGAAGTCCTCGTCGACGGCGGACCGCATTCCCTCGAACAGGTTACGGGCGTCTGGGAGCCCACCGGCCGGCGCCTGCCACGCGCGTTTCCTCGTGCCGCCGGACGACGAGCCACTAACCaccggggtggcgttgaggtcaatgggcgctggcgcaggcgtggaaggcgcgaccacgctcacgTCTGGTGAGCACTCCCCgaagaggcgggaggcctgcgggtagacgtggaagccggggaccGGGTTGCGAGCCGACGCGCGGGGTGActcgggcagcaccatccgaggaaacaTCGACGAGTCGGTGCTggctgcggcgacggcggcttggacgaggctgtgctggctagggtttacccctagcatgtagagcgcctccctctTGTCGTGGCGACGCGGGCATTGGTGAACTCCTGCTGCGTGGCGGCGATGGCGACGGCCTGCgcggcggcctcatccctcgcgtccgcggcgtgcctccggcccttcctcttggccgactcccttgcccgttattcgggcgtcagcgccttcttccgcttggtcgcggcggtggtcttgcgcggggcacgaggcttgcctttctCGGAGGGGCGACGacgccggacgaggcgagggaggcgaggtcggcggcggcgtcgaggttgAGGTTGAGGTCGATGGCGTCGTCCATGGTTGGGGCGGGAGCGAGCGCGCGCGGGCGGGAGTGTTTTTGGGAAAAACGGGGGGAAATTGTGGTGGCggccaccgaccggcgggcccGGGGAGAGGAGTAGGTGTGCGCGCGCGTCtgtctcgtgtccgcgccgacgcaaatcaggctcaaaattgggccgggaatgggtcgcccgcggacgaaaaacggacgcgcgtccgtttgggtcgacgcgttgggccgccacttttgtccgcgccgacccaaacggacacgggcggacgaaatgggtcgcccatTGGAGTTTGCTCTAACAACCTGGATTCTCCTAACTACTCTAACATGATAAGGCGTGATATATGTTTAACAGGGATTGCTGAAGCCATGCTTAGTTTTCCCTGCCAAAATCTACAGCTCTAAACCCTTGGGGCCATGATCAATTTATACAATGTTGGATCGGGCAGATCGAACTTTTGGCCACCTATCTTGTTCTGTTGGTATTTCTCTTTATGAAGTACCTACTAGTACTTATGTTGTGCTTGCAGTGTGACCGTTTTGCCTACCTCCGGCCACGCAGCATTCCATGTGACTACAGGAGTTATTCTCCGCTCCTCTCCTACCTATCAGCACTACAGCACAAAAGGAGACGCGTTTGATGGTGTTCCGCGAGAGCTCTTGCAGGCTCCTAAACATTCAATGCAGACAGAGAggagggcagagagagagagacaagggAACAGGGCCTTCAACAGGAAGAACCTATGATTTGCAGGGACAGATAGGTCCATGGGTGGAGTATGGAGCGAGAGAGAAGACCTTCTGTAGGGTAATCATGCTCCTACTTTGGTCAGAATCCtagcttgagagagagagagagagagcgcgcggttgagagagaggggggagatcaAAGTCCATTACTGAGAAGATACGGCCGGTGTGTGCAATGAAGCAACAGCAGCAGCCTACCGCCCCTGGCCCGTCCGGCTGCGcgtacctttctctctctctctctcatcccaTCTCATGCGCGTACCAATGCTGTGTAGGAGTTACAGTACTATTGCTATGAGATTTTACTGTTACAGCACAGTACTTCACGCATGCACCTCTGCGCCATATCATATCAACTAGCCCGTGTATCCTGTATTGTACTTGCCCAGGCCACCGTAAGCGCCCCCTCTTTCTTCTCCCCTTGTTTCTTCTCCAACTTGCAAAGGGAACACCTCAAGCCAGCATGGAGGGACAAGGCAGCAGCAGCCGTGTTCCTAGTATGTACTCGTGCAGGCTATTTGATGCATTTCCACCTTCCAGGCACTAATCATAGGGCAATTGTCTTGTAGGAGCGAGCTCCCAAACGGAGCTTGGTTTGATGAAGCAGAAGGAGGGTGAGGAGCCGAAGACGAGCGGCAGCGCGGGAAAAGACAAGGAGGATGAAATCGTGGCTCTTGGGGTATGTGATTTCTTCAACAACGGAAATGAGTTAGTATATGAATGTCTCGCCCCCGTGTCCGCCATTGTGGCTGCTCGTCCTCGTCACTGGTTTCCTTTTTCCCCCATCTGATGGAACCAGTGCCTCGTGGTGATTTGCTGGTCATTTGGACTGATGACAGTGTGGGGAACGCTTTCTCTGTCAGATGCACAAACAGAGTGACGGGGCTATTCGATAATGTAAGGAGTCTAAATCGCTTACATTATGTTCAAGCTAGCTGGATCTAGCAAAAGGCATTTGGTTCGGTATGTTGGGAATTTTTCACACGGCTGATGGAATAGAGCTTTTGGGTTTTGTTGGTGGGAATGGATTTTAGCGCTATTCGGTCAATTCTGGACTCACAAATCAGATTTTGCACCGCAGGGGAGGGGACTGCGGCAAGGAGACCCCTTCTTCCCTCTTCTTTTTGTCCTGGTGGTGGACTGCCTCGGCCGTCTCATGGATGTCGCTCTTAATCAAACTAATGTGCTGTTGGCACCGTTGGGCCGTCAGATTGTGAAACATCGCGCTTCTCATGGATCGATCATATTCACCCAGCCTTTGCTTTGTGAAATCTCCGCCGTCTCTCAAATTCTGTAGTTATTTGGTAATGCCACGGGTCTGAAAACTAACAAGCTCAAGAGCTAGCAAGATCATCCCTATTCAGTACTGTCCTGGTCAGATTCGTCCTGTCTGCTATGCCCATTTTCCAGTTGCTTGCTGCTGAACAACCTAAATGGGTGTTGAAGCAAATTGATAGATTAAGATTGGCTTTTTTATTTGGGCTGGCTCGCTGACTCGGTTACTGGAGGAAAGTGGTTAGTAAATTGGTCCCTCTTGCACTTCTGGGCTTGGCATCCATGATCTTCACCGCCAAAGCAATGCACTCAAGTTGAGGTGGCTTTGGCAGTACTCCAGCTGCCCGGACGGACAAACCTTGGCGCCAATTGATAAGGAGGTCAAGGCCATCTTTTGTGCTTCAACGTGCTGGCAGATTGGAGGTCAAGGGCTCAAGGCCATCCTTTTGGCATGATCATTGGCTGGATCCTGGATGGAATGGTTCTGGGCTTTTCGCCTTTGCATACCCGGCCCAACGCTTTTCAAGCACAGCAAGACGAATTACCCATTCCACCTTAGGCCGGCCTATGACACTGATTCTCTGACTAAACTGGTGGTTGCAGTCCATGGATGGAATTCCTTTTCAGCCAAGGAAGGACTTCACCTCACGGTGTACTATATGAGCTAACAGAATTTTCAACCTGAGGGCCAACTGATTTCCTGGGCATTTGCAGTGCCATATTTGATGAGCTGAACTCCTGGTTATAGGCTACAATAATCAAAGGAGTCTTGTGGCTGGGGTAGTTGCTCAGCCGTGAATACACGAGTGCATTTGTAATTACTTCCTAGgattttcttttcctttctctttctcATTTTCAAACTTCTTAAGAGTTCTTTCCGTGTCTCTTCCATGCATTTTGGCTGCGTTTCGTCAAAAAGTAGGACAACACAAAAGCTCAACCAATAGGCTACAACCTTAATCTGAACATTTGTCTACAGAACTTATGTATCCCTCTTTCTGCTTCTTCTATGTCCGCTGTTGGGTTGGCTATGTACCACAAAAACTCTAGTATTTTGCTGAAAAAGAGTTACTGTTATGCTTGTTACTTTGTTTCAAGTCTGATTCCACAAGTTTCTTAGCACTTCTGACATAGCTCTGTTCTTCTCACTACAACAGGAGCAGAAGCCGGAGGGTTCTGACAAGCAGGAGGACAAGGCGAGCGCCAGCGCAGGAGGGGACGAGGGAAAGAAGATCTTGGAGGTGGTACGTGTGAATGCTCTCTCTTTTCTCTCCTTGGCATGCACGTAGTACTAGTTGTTAGTAAGTCGCACTGTACGTGTCAAGTTTGTCTTAACACCGTTATGTAACGCTGCTTATCTAGTTGTTATCTATTTATTAGTTTGCACCTAAGCAATAAGTGAGTTTCTCACTGTCCAAACCGGAGGCAGTTTGTCCTTATCATCGCAACGTCAAATTCAAAACCATTGACTTTTTTTGTCCAAGTTCCTTAGCACTGTATGACATGCTGCTGGCGGTTTTGGTTCAGGACCCCCGCCGCCCTGGTGACTCCACGCAGGAGAAGACTGTCGCTCGGGACCTAGAGCAGCCTCCGGCCAACCGTGGGACGCGTGCACTGCCCGGTCTCCTAGGTATGTCAAATGCATACTCATCACGGCCTTCTCTGCAAAATTTCATCCTAGGATTTCAATATCCATTCAGATTCTAAATGTTTCAGATGCGTACTGTTACACCTACTTAATGGAGTACTCACTTTGTACTTACAGGAAATGATCTCAAGTCTATCAGCAAGCTTTTCAACGTCACGGCCGCCACGGTGGGCTTGGGGCTGCTGCTTGCCTTTCTGGGGATTACCATGGTGCCAAACAAGTCCCTCTTGCACAGTGCATTAACATCAACCTGCCGTGTCACTCCCGATGACATTGCGCGGCTGTACGCGGTGGTAGGCGTGGGCCTGGCCATCGCCATCACGCAGTACCTCGCGTCGCTGCTCGGCGCTTCTGAGAAGGAGGAGACGGAGGAGCCACccgtggccgcggcggcgccggtGATGCGCCGAGTTTTCGTCTTCATCGCTGCTGTGTCGCAGCTGGGACTTACCGTGTGCTTCTTCTGGAGCCTTATGCTTGCCGTGTCACTTCGGATGGGGAAGGCGCACTGCTGGCCACAGGGCACGATGGCTGCGATGCTGACCGGGATGGCCATCTCG is from Triticum aestivum cultivar Chinese Spring chromosome 1B, IWGSC CS RefSeq v2.1, whole genome shotgun sequence and encodes:
- the LOC123098137 gene encoding uncharacterized protein, whose amino-acid sequence is MEGQGSSSRVPRASSQTELGLMKQKEGEEPKTSGSAGKDKEDEIVALGEQKPEGSDKQEDKASASAGGDEGKKILEVDPRRPGDSTQEKTVARDLEQPPANRGTRALPGLLGNDLKSISKLFNVTAATVGLGLLLAFLGITMVPNKSLLHSALTSTCRVTPDDIARLYAVVGVGLAIAITQYLASLLGASEKEETEEPPVAAAAPVMRRVFVFIAAVSQLGLTVCFFWSLMLAVSLRMGKAHCWPQGTMAAMLTGMAISSMLSVYMVYIGIACVFGANTN